The genomic stretch GGCATTCTCTGAGCTTTCTACGTATGAATTGGAACAGGAAGATTGCCATGATTGACAAGCAGCAAGATAGGAAAGAAGAACTGAAGTAGAAGATGAAACGATAGGGATCTCTAACTAATCCTTATAAACGCTGAAGACTTATATCCTGCCTCAAGCTTATGGTTGCGCACAGCAAGCCCAAATAGGACTGGGCCATGAATGTCCACCATTGTGGCTTTGTACGCAGTATCGGAGTTTCATTCAGCCACGTTAGGCAATCTTTTTCTTATCCTGATATGCGATTCGATCGCTACAGACAACGAGAGAAAAGCTGTTTGCCGTTGAGGAGCGCATGCATAGGGCTGCGACTAGGCCAAGTTGGGCGAGCATTGCGGACCAATCGCAACTCCGCAACTTTGGACCGGTGCATAAGGCCAAATAAGGCCACAGCGAGGAGCGTTGCGATTGGCACGAAGCCCAGTCCGACGGCTGACTATGCACGTTGGATGAGACGGCTGCCACTTGCCCACTTAATTTTCAGGCATCCTGCAGAAGGAGCTGAAAAGGGGCCAAGCAAGACCAAGCTTTTTGTAGCAAAAGGTGGACTAGAATTTTGTATAACTCTCGGTTGCTGCACCCGGATGCTGTGCACGTGGTCCTATTAATGCGCTTGGTGTACGCCCGCGATTGTTAATAAGCGTGTCAAGCAACCGCGATATCAGTAGAAGAGCATGCTGTTTATTCAGATAGGGCATACTAGTTATGCCAGTGATTTACGGGCTAGGAGACGCTGGTATTCCATGTTTAGTTCAACTCAAGAAGCATAGAAATACATTGCTGGGATATGCAAATGTTTTCGTTGATTGTCAGGGCTGAGCTCACATGGTGACATGGCCGCCCTAAACTCAGTTATGACGTACCCCACGCGACGCGGAAACGCTCATCTTCTCGGGCTACATTCCTGTGCCAGTGCACGCAAACTTCGCACACCCAGTCATGAAGGCCATAATAGCCGTCCCCGCGACCGCTGCGCTAGTATACCGGGCATATTCGCGCAAATCACTCACGCCCGTCGGTATTCTCACATCTATCGCAACAGCAATTGCACATGCGGTGCATCCTTGGAGTGTGTTCTTCGCGCTGCTTGCCGTCTTCTTTCTGTCTGGGAGCACCGTGACGAAAGTATGTTTGGTATCAGATGTTTCTCTGCCATGGCTGACATGATGTAGGTCAAACACGAAATCAAAGCAAAGCTTACGCAGTCTGCGATAGGCGCCAGCGGTGGTGAGGGGACGCGGAACCATGTTCAAGTCCTCGCGAACTCTGGTATAGCTTCGGTGCTAATACTGCTACACCTTTGGCAACTGCGAAAAGAAGGGAGATATGATGACAAACATCTATGTTGGAACAGAGGCAGCGATGCGCTGGTCGTCGGTATTGTTGCGTAAGCCAACCGGCCTTCCTCGTACTGTCGTATAGCACTGACATGCTATAGCAACTATGCTGCTGTCGCTGCAGACACCTTCTCCTCGGAACTCGGTATTCTGTCCAAGACGAAACCCCGTCTCATAACAGCTCCATGGCGCGTGGTCCCCCCGGGCACAAATGGAGGGGTAACGGCGACTGGGCTTGGTGCAGGCTTACTCGGATCATTCATACTGTCAGCCACGTCCACGCTGCTCGTACCATTTTGCAAAGATTGGACCTTGACTTCGAAGGTTAACTACACCCTCGCTCTTACAATTGCCGGCTTCTGCGGAACACTCCTGGACTCTCTTCTGGGCGCACTCTTTCAGGCCAGCGTGGTAGACGTTCACTCGGGAAAGATTGTAGAAGGCGAGGGAGGCAGGAGAGTTCTTGTACACAGCAGCAACCCAGTGCATGTCTCTAAAACAGCTCAGGTGCGCAGTAAGATTAGTAGTCGGGCAGAAGGTAAAGACGGTATTCCGAAAACAAGTGGGATAGATACAGCAACTTCACTCAAAGCTTCAGAGACGATGATGAAGGCGGGGGCAAGTGGGAATGCGGTCGCTGATGCTCAACATGAGAGCAGAAAGATCGAGGTTGGAAGTGATTTGTTGGATAATAACGCCGTCAATGTCCTCATGGCGGGCTTGGTAAGTATGGGTGCAATGGTGACGGCTTGTTTTGTGTGGGACCTGCCATTGAGCAGCATGGTTGGAATGTAGGCATGCACATCTAAATAGAAAGCACTGCAACTTGGGTAATACCAACCAGTGAGGAATTTCAAATTCCATGTTGCGACCAGCTCTGGTGTATGCGGACCTTGTGCCAAGACGCTAGTGGGGCGCGTCACTCAGGTAGCCTGGAGCTTCATCGATAGCAACAGTTGGACATGCCGCCTTCCAACACCACCAAGCAACTCCCATCACTCTCCCAGTTGGCCGAATCGGACACGTGAATCAACGGAGCTGACTTTAGCGATCAACTTTACAACCTCCGAGTAGTCAATCCGCACCTCGAATCAAAATGGTAGGCTCTCCTCTCAAGCTGTACATGGGTGAATAGCGAACTCACACTGTCCAAGTCTCTCCGCTTCGTACCCAACAAAGCGCACCCGACGCAGACGACACTCGAGACGTCAGCGCCTTCAGCCCCCGGTGTCCATGATACTCTGCGATCCCGCCTCGCTCAGACTTGCACAGCACCCACGGCCACGTCATCATCAACAGCGCCTGTGGTTCTTCAGTCGGCTCACCCGCTCGAGGCCCGCCTCGTCCAATGGCGTGACACTCAGGACCGTCTGAAGATGGAGATGCTGAGGCGGCAGTTTGGAATTGCAGAGCCGGTGCGTAGGGGTATGGAGCTCAAGATTGCTGAAGCGGGCGAATGGAGGCCAGCAGCGCTGGGTGGCAGCAGTGGTCTTCACCGAGACATTCTGCAGGGACGGGACTGCGAGATTGGTTGGGAGGACGTCTTCACCGGTAACGAGCTGAGGCAGGTGCCGGACTTCCACACTGAGATGGAGAacaagatgaagatgaaCTGGTAGAGGCTTGTTTACAAGGCCTGTTCGCTAGACGAATGGGTATGCATCAGCATGTGGCACAGTTGGTCTACAAGTAGCTCGATGCAAGCTCTAAGCAGATGATATGGACGGACAATAGTGGGTCAGAATCAAGATTGAGGAATGAATTGATGATGCACTCTCTTTGGGACCTTACAGACATGCTCGACCAGGGTGTGTTGCACCGTCGTGTGCATGTGACATGTTGCGTGGCTCTCACTCTTCTGGCGGCTGACGACTGGATAGGGCTCGCACTCGGAGTAAGATCCGAGAAGACTGGCACCTGGCACCTGCACTATGATTTCCATGGGCGTGGCTGGTGGCACACATGTTATCAAGTCACTCTACCAGGCTCGGCCAATTACGGGCGTGGGGGAATGGGATGCAGGGGCACACGCTTAAACTTGACCCAAACCTGGCGCGTTGCGGGTCTCGCGAGGCCTGTCAGCTCTAGAGTGTGGCTAAGTAGAGCAGCAGAGACGGATTCTTCGTCAACAGACGTGAGCTAGCAAAGCTTGGGGACTCGCTGCATAGCATCTGGTCTTGTCGGCTGCGTAGTGGGCTCTTAGTGGAGACGACGGATCATTGTTGCCGCATTCGCGAATGGTGCATGTGGATGTGAATGGATGGTGGATGGTGGATTGCGGAGAAGGGGAGAACGAGGCGTGCGGCAACGGCAACACCTCCCAATCGTGCACGGCCGGCCGACCTTCTCATCACCCACGCTTGAGCGCCCGAGACAAACTCAGAAGCCCAAGACACTATTTTTGCTGTTTCCCAAGCCTCTTCGCGACGTCAACGACTGACGTGCCATCTCTTCCCAGTCTGCGCCTTTGTCATTCATTCGTTTCGTCCTTCGCACAAGCCTCTTTGGCCGCTTTGCATCGCGACTGACTGAAGCC from Pyrenophora tritici-repentis strain M4 chromosome 1, whole genome shotgun sequence encodes the following:
- a CDS encoding membrane protein, whose protein sequence is MKAIIAVPATAALVYRAYSRKSLTPVGILTSIATAIAHAVHPWSVFFALLAVFFLSGSTVTKVKHEIKAKLTQSAIGASGGEGTRNHVQVLANSGIASVLILLHLWQLRKEGRYDDKHLCWNRGSDALVVGIVANYAAVAADTFSSELGILSKTKPRLITAPWRVVPPGTNGGVTATGLGAGLLGSFILSATSTLLVPFCKDWTLTSKVNYTLALTIAGFCGTLLDSLLGALFQASVVDVHSGKIVEGEGGRRVLVHSSNPVHVSKTAQVRSKISSRAEGKDGIPKTSGIDTATSLKASETMMKAGASGNAVADAQHESRKIEVGSDLLDNNAVNVLMAGLVSMGAMVTACFVWDLPLSSMVGM
- a CDS encoding putative proteasome maturation factor protein — protein: MSLRFVPNKAHPTQTTLETSAPSAPGVHDTLRSRLAQTCTAPTATSSSTAPVVLQSAHPLEARLVQWRDTQDRLKMEMLRRQFGIAEPVRRGMELKIAEAGEWRPAALGGSSGLHRDILQGRDCEIGWEDVFTGNELRQVPDFHTEMENKMKMNW